In one Mucilaginibacter sp. PAMB04168 genomic region, the following are encoded:
- a CDS encoding glycoside hydrolase family 2 TIM barrel-domain containing protein — protein MKKVLLIVLYCAFSNLLFGQTAGKSYLFTEGWKFYKGDAGPQAQTTAFNDNGWRLVSLPHDWSIEGPFSEQWASGTGYLPGGIGWYRKTFQGGAFPSSGKTLIYFDGVYKNSEVWINGHLLGKRPNGFIPFYYDLTAYLKKGNNTLAVKVDHTQFADSRFYTGSGIYRNVYLITKAPVYMPVWGVKFTTPVVNVSRSAANVDVLVNNSLNEKAAVTLQATLRYKNATVASSKQNVLILAKGSTSSHLSIVVNDVKLWSDSNPDLYDLQVAVIKNGKKVDEYSQKVGFRSLKFDADKGFLLNGKNTKLKGVCIHHDAGALGAAVPKDVWARRLKLLKAAGCNAIRMSHYPHQDYMYDLCDEMGFLVMDEAFDEWEVGKNKWIAGWNVGKPGKDGYHEAFTAWARRDVKDMVLRTQNHPSIIMWSIGNEIDYPNDPYSAEVLNTGRNPQIYGKGYLPDHPPASRLGELSEMLVKAVKEVDTTRAVTAALAGVVMSNTTTYPQNLDIVGYNYQEYRYADDHKSYPKRIIYGSENGKTADAWTAVDTSTNVFGQFLWTGYDFIGEARKWPVRSSGAGLLDLAGFPKTDFYARKSLWSADPVIYLTASKATNGNEDRSQRTLKPSWNWERGDKIRVNCISNVESAALFLNGKSLGSKERIASSGQGAFWMVDYEPGELMVKGIKDGKSVSFTLKTSSATAQIKATADKKILRYAQKELAHIEIQLTDKDGNPVYEADNELSIRVKGPAKLLGLESGDLASHESYQANRRKAYHGKLLAYIQSQKSPGVIKISVSSAGLTPAIITLKSQ, from the coding sequence ATGAAAAAAGTATTGCTTATAGTTCTGTACTGCGCATTCTCCAACCTGTTATTCGGCCAAACAGCAGGTAAATCTTACTTGTTTACCGAAGGGTGGAAGTTCTATAAAGGCGATGCCGGCCCGCAAGCGCAAACCACTGCTTTTAATGATAACGGCTGGAGGTTAGTTAGCCTGCCGCATGACTGGAGCATTGAAGGGCCTTTCAGTGAGCAATGGGCCAGCGGTACCGGATATCTGCCCGGTGGCATCGGTTGGTATCGTAAAACGTTTCAAGGCGGTGCGTTTCCTTCCTCTGGTAAAACCTTAATTTACTTTGATGGCGTTTACAAAAATAGTGAAGTTTGGATAAACGGACATTTATTAGGCAAACGGCCTAATGGGTTTATACCATTTTATTATGACCTAACTGCCTACCTTAAAAAAGGGAACAACACGCTGGCTGTAAAAGTAGACCATACACAGTTTGCTGATTCGCGTTTTTACACCGGTTCGGGCATTTACCGCAATGTATACCTAATTACCAAAGCGCCGGTGTACATGCCGGTTTGGGGCGTAAAGTTTACAACACCTGTTGTGAACGTTAGTCGTTCGGCGGCTAACGTCGATGTGTTAGTTAATAATTCGTTAAATGAAAAAGCTGCCGTTACGCTTCAGGCTACCTTACGTTATAAAAATGCTACTGTAGCCAGTTCTAAGCAAAACGTTTTAATTCTGGCCAAGGGTTCAACAAGCAGTCACCTTTCTATCGTGGTGAATGATGTGAAGTTATGGTCAGACAGTAACCCTGATTTGTATGACTTACAAGTTGCTGTTATAAAAAATGGAAAGAAAGTTGATGAGTACAGTCAAAAAGTTGGCTTCAGGTCATTAAAGTTTGATGCGGATAAAGGCTTTTTATTGAATGGAAAGAATACCAAACTCAAAGGCGTTTGTATACATCATGATGCAGGCGCTCTGGGCGCTGCGGTGCCTAAAGATGTGTGGGCAAGGCGTTTAAAGTTACTCAAAGCAGCCGGTTGCAATGCCATCAGGATGAGTCATTATCCGCATCAGGATTATATGTACGATTTGTGCGACGAGATGGGTTTTTTGGTAATGGATGAGGCTTTTGATGAATGGGAAGTGGGGAAAAACAAGTGGATAGCAGGCTGGAACGTCGGCAAACCCGGTAAAGACGGCTATCATGAAGCTTTTACAGCATGGGCCCGCCGCGATGTAAAGGATATGGTACTGCGCACACAAAACCATCCGTCAATCATTATGTGGAGCATTGGTAACGAAATTGATTATCCAAACGACCCTTACAGTGCTGAAGTACTAAACACCGGAAGAAACCCGCAAATTTATGGCAAAGGATATCTGCCCGATCATCCGCCGGCAAGCCGCCTTGGCGAGTTGTCTGAAATGCTGGTAAAAGCAGTTAAAGAAGTAGATACTACCAGAGCTGTGACCGCTGCACTTGCCGGTGTAGTCATGTCAAACACTACCACTTATCCGCAAAACTTAGACATTGTGGGGTATAACTATCAAGAATACCGTTATGCTGATGACCATAAAAGTTACCCCAAACGAATAATTTATGGTAGCGAGAACGGAAAAACCGCAGATGCTTGGACCGCTGTAGATACCAGCACGAACGTATTCGGCCAGTTTTTGTGGACAGGTTATGACTTTATTGGTGAGGCCAGAAAATGGCCCGTTAGAAGCAGCGGGGCCGGGTTGTTGGATTTGGCGGGTTTTCCTAAAACGGACTTTTATGCCCGCAAAAGCTTATGGTCAGCCGACCCTGTGATTTACTTAACGGCTTCTAAAGCTACAAATGGTAATGAAGACCGAAGCCAACGCACCTTAAAGCCTTCATGGAACTGGGAAAGGGGAGACAAAATAAGGGTTAATTGCATCTCGAATGTTGAAAGCGCAGCACTTTTTCTTAACGGAAAGTCATTGGGTAGTAAAGAACGAATAGCTTCAAGCGGACAGGGTGCTTTTTGGATGGTGGATTATGAGCCTGGTGAGCTGATGGTAAAAGGCATCAAAGACGGTAAAAGTGTTTCCTTTACATTAAAAACATCTTCGGCAACCGCGCAGATAAAGGCTACGGCTGATAAAAAAATACTTCGATATGCACAAAAGGAGCTTGCGCATATCGAAATACAACTTACAGATAAAGATGGAAATCCGGTTTACGAAGCCGACAACGAGTTATCAATCAGGGTGAAAGGGCCGGCCAAGCTCCTGGGACTCGAAAGCGGCGATTTGGCCAGTCATGAAAGCTACCAGGCTAACCGGCGAAAGGCCTATCATGGCAAACTGCTGGCATATATACAGTCGCAAAAAAGCCCGGGAGTTATTAAAATTAGCGTCAGTTCAGCCGGATTAACACCAGCAATAATAACCCTCAAATCTCAGTAA
- a CDS encoding DUF2264 domain-containing protein, with protein MKIRPIKLLILVCALMQGAFGQISGAGLTAGNFAAGMQPRSTVAPDSTLGNKRVFEVSDPDTQLSPLTGMTRKHWKDAGVYLLAGAFNYIKTLDDPMEFPKQPGKSYPRDDKPNATEKMEGLCRTMFIAGPLLKEQPDLTINGIPLAKYYRHQLGLMLNPQSSTYIEPRAKGGGPSQKLVEFGGLAASLLVAPEIFWTPLSTEVKAKLSETMLSYGDGPTIGMNWRYFNIMILSFYKSQGYQVNEPLLKDLMEKSLAQYDGQGWYNDSPYYDYYSMWAFQMYGKIWSEYFGKKYYPAYAAQLDKNFDDLQDNYPYMFSKKGEMIMWGRSISYRMGAAVPFPLMGLTANPTINYGWMRRIASGTILQFLKNPDFLKDDVPTLGFYGAFEPAVQTYSCRGSVFWLGKLFLGLLVPPNSPFWTAKENEGAWTTQLQTGKVYNKYANTSNVLITDYPNIGASEIRAWCYSKTVGVYQGTENYTRLSYNSAFPWQADGKNGEVAMGYVFKTDKDEWEAMRMFTFKGYDNGVYYRDGVFASNDKVKINLAEIPLPNGVLRIDRNMSTVPATIRSGHYSLPAVNGTIKRETRRVKGHQVEIIDNGIYQLALVSLSGWDKVEVVNSTGLHPVALKSAVIDVEDKYDPAQHSDNLYATLMLWKKSGEQWLNEELLPVRKMKYAVKKGTVNLSFYSGDKKVVDFNSRSEAK; from the coding sequence ATGAAGATTAGACCCATAAAGTTGCTCATTTTGGTATGTGCTTTAATGCAAGGTGCATTTGGTCAGATTTCCGGTGCTGGCTTAACGGCCGGAAATTTTGCCGCTGGTATGCAACCAAGGAGTACCGTTGCTCCTGATAGCACTCTGGGCAATAAAAGGGTATTCGAGGTAAGTGATCCCGATACACAGCTGAGTCCACTAACGGGTATGACCAGAAAGCATTGGAAGGATGCCGGTGTTTACCTGTTGGCAGGAGCCTTCAACTACATCAAGACGCTTGATGACCCGATGGAGTTCCCTAAACAGCCAGGAAAGAGTTATCCACGTGACGATAAGCCTAATGCTACCGAGAAAATGGAAGGGCTGTGCCGCACCATGTTTATAGCCGGCCCACTTTTAAAAGAACAGCCAGATTTAACTATTAATGGCATTCCTCTGGCGAAATATTACAGGCATCAACTGGGTTTAATGCTCAATCCTCAAAGCAGTACTTACATAGAACCTCGTGCTAAGGGGGGAGGGCCGAGCCAGAAGCTTGTTGAGTTTGGCGGGCTTGCTGCCTCTTTGTTGGTAGCGCCCGAAATCTTTTGGACACCTCTATCAACAGAGGTCAAAGCAAAACTATCCGAAACCATGCTGAGCTATGGTGATGGCCCGACCATAGGGATGAACTGGCGCTATTTTAACATCATGATCTTAAGCTTTTACAAAAGCCAGGGATACCAAGTTAATGAGCCATTGCTTAAAGATTTGATGGAAAAATCTTTAGCTCAATACGATGGGCAAGGGTGGTATAATGATAGTCCGTATTATGATTATTACAGCATGTGGGCATTCCAGATGTATGGAAAAATTTGGTCTGAATATTTTGGTAAGAAATATTACCCGGCATACGCCGCCCAACTGGATAAGAACTTTGATGATTTACAGGATAACTATCCTTACATGTTTTCCAAAAAAGGGGAGATGATTATGTGGGGGCGTAGCATTTCTTATCGAATGGGGGCTGCTGTTCCCTTTCCGTTAATGGGGTTAACTGCCAATCCAACAATTAACTATGGGTGGATGCGGCGTATTGCATCGGGAACCATTCTGCAATTTTTGAAAAACCCCGACTTTTTGAAAGATGACGTGCCAACGCTGGGTTTTTATGGGGCTTTTGAGCCAGCCGTTCAGACTTACAGCTGCAGGGGAAGCGTTTTTTGGTTGGGAAAATTGTTTTTAGGGCTGCTGGTTCCGCCAAACAGCCCGTTTTGGACAGCTAAAGAAAATGAGGGGGCCTGGACCACCCAGTTACAAACGGGCAAGGTATACAACAAATACGCAAATACCTCGAACGTTCTGATTACTGATTATCCGAATATTGGTGCTTCGGAGATTAGGGCGTGGTGTTATAGCAAAACTGTGGGGGTATACCAAGGAACGGAGAATTATACCAGGCTTTCCTACAACAGTGCTTTCCCGTGGCAAGCCGATGGCAAGAATGGTGAAGTGGCAATGGGCTATGTGTTCAAAACTGATAAAGATGAATGGGAGGCCATGCGCATGTTTACTTTTAAGGGATATGATAATGGTGTTTATTACCGCGATGGCGTGTTTGCGTCAAATGATAAAGTAAAAATAAATCTGGCCGAAATTCCACTTCCAAACGGTGTTTTGAGAATAGACAGAAACATGAGTACGGTACCGGCAACCATCAGGTCGGGGCACTACTCACTGCCCGCTGTTAACGGTACAATCAAAAGGGAAACCCGCCGCGTTAAGGGACATCAGGTCGAAATTATAGACAACGGTATTTACCAGCTTGCTTTGGTATCACTCAGTGGATGGGATAAAGTGGAGGTGGTAAATAGTACCGGCTTACATCCTGTTGCGCTAAAAAGTGCGGTTATCGATGTAGAGGATAAGTACGACCCGGCTCAACATTCTGACAATTTATATGCAACGCTGATGCTTTGGAAGAAATCAGGGGAACAATGGTTGAATGAGGAATTGCTGCCAGTTCGTAAAATGAAATATGCAGTTAAAAAAGGAACCGTAAACCTTTCTTTTTACAGTGGGGATAAAAAGGTAGTTGATTTTAACTCGAGAAGTGAAGCGAAATAA
- a CDS encoding glycosyl hydrolase family 28-related protein, translating to MRLKFLFVVFVVFVSTSFATELPGRGARILWTTYEAENMRTNGMVMGPTYNPYRVETESSGQHCIKLSVKKQFVEFTATVTANTLVIRYSLPDSKQGNGQTATLGVYKNGKLNQQKKITSRFAWLYGKYPFSNNPNGGMPRHFFDETRLSGIQVKKGDVIKIQRDDQEGDEAAYCSIDLADLENVDLPLKAPSSSISIIDPSIAVPVNGDYTEAFNKCISKAVETGRSVWIPAGVFKISGDIILPANIQINGAGMWYSQLVGDDQLYADPNKRVRLVGRGSNIHLADFAITGNLNYRGDKEANDGIVGSYGTNSTISRIWVEHTKVGMWIENSSNLKVTGCRLRNTMADGINFCVGMNSSTIENCTARGTGDDCFAIWPAVFSEQEFAPGHNIIKNCTGQLPFLANGAAIYGGDSNEIANCSFADICQGSAILVSTTFPTENGDKTVNNNFKGVTTIQNCAIKTSGGFDHEWDWRAAIEICLDKRSISGLAIKNIQVSNSLSNALSVITKQDNIKAVRLSNASLHNINIVRYGIAAKDKHALYISTDAKGQLTIINSKISAIENKSPNFNLSNLSK from the coding sequence ATGCGGTTGAAATTCTTATTTGTAGTGTTCGTGGTGTTTGTTTCAACAAGTTTTGCAACAGAACTGCCTGGTCGTGGCGCCCGTATTTTATGGACCACTTATGAAGCGGAGAACATGCGTACAAACGGCATGGTTATGGGTCCAACATATAATCCATATAGAGTGGAAACTGAATCATCCGGCCAGCATTGCATTAAACTTAGTGTTAAAAAGCAATTTGTTGAATTTACGGCTACCGTTACAGCCAATACACTGGTAATAAGGTACAGTTTGCCAGACAGCAAACAGGGAAACGGCCAAACGGCAACACTGGGCGTATACAAGAATGGTAAACTAAACCAGCAAAAAAAAATAACATCGCGTTTTGCCTGGCTGTATGGTAAGTACCCTTTTTCCAACAACCCTAATGGCGGTATGCCCAGGCATTTTTTTGATGAAACTAGATTGAGCGGAATACAGGTAAAGAAAGGCGACGTTATCAAAATACAACGTGATGATCAGGAAGGCGATGAAGCTGCTTATTGTTCAATTGACCTGGCGGACCTTGAAAACGTTGATTTACCTTTAAAAGCACCTTCAAGTTCCATATCCATTATCGACCCAAGCATTGCCGTTCCGGTTAACGGAGACTATACCGAAGCTTTTAATAAGTGTATAAGCAAGGCTGTAGAGACCGGAAGAAGCGTTTGGATTCCTGCCGGTGTCTTCAAGATAAGCGGAGATATAATACTGCCTGCAAATATACAGATTAACGGAGCCGGAATGTGGTACAGCCAATTGGTTGGCGATGACCAGTTGTACGCCGATCCTAATAAGCGGGTAAGATTAGTTGGCCGTGGCAGCAATATTCACCTAGCTGATTTTGCCATAACCGGAAACCTTAATTACAGGGGCGACAAGGAAGCTAATGACGGCATTGTAGGCTCTTATGGAACGAATTCAACAATTTCACGAATATGGGTAGAACATACCAAGGTGGGTATGTGGATAGAAAATTCCAGCAATTTGAAAGTGACAGGGTGCAGATTGCGGAACACAATGGCCGACGGTATTAACTTCTGTGTAGGGATGAACTCATCCACCATTGAAAATTGCACGGCAAGAGGAACGGGTGACGACTGCTTTGCTATATGGCCAGCCGTATTTAGCGAACAAGAATTTGCACCTGGACACAACATTATTAAGAACTGTACGGGCCAGTTACCTTTTCTGGCTAACGGAGCGGCCATTTACGGAGGTGACAGCAATGAAATAGCCAACTGCTCTTTTGCAGATATTTGCCAAGGCTCAGCTATTTTGGTAAGCACTACGTTTCCGACAGAAAATGGTGATAAAACAGTCAATAACAACTTTAAAGGTGTTACCACCATACAAAACTGTGCAATTAAAACAAGCGGCGGCTTTGACCATGAATGGGATTGGCGGGCTGCAATAGAGATATGCCTTGACAAACGCAGTATCAGCGGGCTTGCGATAAAGAACATCCAAGTTAGCAACAGCCTCTCAAACGCCCTAAGCGTTATAACTAAGCAAGATAATATCAAGGCAGTAAGACTTAGTAACGCCAGTTTGCACAACATCAACATTGTGCGTTATGGCATTGCGGCGAAGGATAAACATGCTTTATACATATCGACCGATGCTAAAGGGCAGCTAACCATTATTAATTCAAAAATATCAGCAATCGAAAACAAATCCCCCAATTTTAACTTATCGAACTTAAGTAAGTAA
- a CDS encoding DUF6377 domain-containing protein — MRRIALCIAFMVIAFKIVWASGNDKLLTQLNSVIEQKAQYDTGKLKRISAYQKELANANDLTGQYNICLSLYNEFKAFNYNKAFFYSRKLQQLGQQLKEPSKISYGKIKMGFTMLSSGMFKEAFDVLRTVNVKLLPDTVRMEYYLLTARTYYDLADYDKDEYFTANYNQLAGKYIDSASRFCSPDSYSFLYYHGLKYLKAGNFEFAINNLSRLIANHKLTNHEVAVTASTLSDVYIQTGKPDLAVALLVKAAIADIKTSTKETAAMVTLAQLLHKQGEVKKAYFYIKQALDDATYYGARQRKIQVTAILPVIAGERINTEEEQKQLLFLYAALLTVLSVIIVVFAFIISKQLKKLKAADKIIMEANRELQHTIDQLDLTNHTLKQTILKLDEANHIKEEYIGYYFNIIADYIDKLDKFKRSVENKLLTKKFEDIRVLVNNINLRKEREELFVNFDKAFLKIYPNFVKEFNSYFSEENQVKLNNGQLLNTDLRIFALIRLGINDTEKIARILEYSLNTIYNYKARIKGRSTLPNDDFEHAIMAINAI, encoded by the coding sequence ATGAGGCGTATTGCACTTTGCATAGCTTTTATGGTAATTGCTTTTAAAATTGTTTGGGCAAGCGGTAACGATAAGCTTTTAACACAATTGAATAGCGTAATTGAACAAAAGGCGCAATATGATACCGGCAAGCTAAAAAGGATTTCTGCTTACCAGAAAGAACTTGCCAACGCAAACGATTTAACAGGTCAATACAACATCTGTTTAAGCCTGTATAATGAGTTTAAGGCTTTTAATTATAATAAGGCATTTTTTTATTCGCGAAAGTTGCAACAATTAGGACAGCAACTTAAAGAGCCTTCCAAAATATCGTATGGCAAAATAAAGATGGGCTTCACCATGCTTTCATCGGGCATGTTTAAGGAGGCCTTTGATGTGCTACGAACAGTTAACGTAAAACTGCTGCCCGATACAGTAAGGATGGAATATTACCTGCTAACCGCCCGTACTTATTACGATTTGGCCGATTATGATAAGGACGAGTATTTTACCGCAAATTATAACCAGTTGGCTGGTAAATACATCGATTCTGCTTCCAGGTTCTGTAGTCCGGATTCCTATTCATTTTTGTATTACCACGGACTAAAGTATTTAAAAGCAGGTAATTTTGAATTTGCTATTAACAATTTAAGCCGGCTTATTGCTAATCATAAACTGACTAACCACGAGGTAGCCGTAACTGCATCAACACTAAGCGACGTTTACATACAAACCGGCAAGCCCGATTTGGCCGTAGCGTTACTTGTTAAGGCAGCAATTGCTGATATCAAGACATCAACCAAAGAGACGGCCGCCATGGTAACCCTGGCGCAGTTGCTACATAAACAAGGGGAGGTGAAGAAGGCCTACTTTTATATAAAACAAGCCTTGGACGATGCTACCTATTATGGTGCCAGGCAGCGAAAAATACAGGTTACTGCTATCTTGCCGGTTATAGCCGGCGAGCGTATCAATACCGAAGAAGAGCAGAAGCAATTGCTGTTCTTATATGCAGCTTTGTTAACCGTTTTATCCGTTATAATTGTGGTGTTCGCGTTTATCATTAGCAAACAACTCAAAAAGCTTAAAGCTGCCGATAAAATTATCATGGAGGCCAACCGGGAGCTTCAGCATACCATAGATCAGCTCGATCTTACCAACCATACCCTAAAGCAGACTATACTTAAACTTGATGAAGCTAACCATATTAAAGAAGAATATATTGGCTATTATTTCAACATCATAGCCGATTATATTGATAAGCTGGATAAGTTTAAAAGATCGGTAGAGAACAAGTTGCTTACCAAGAAATTTGAAGACATACGTGTACTTGTCAACAATATAAACCTGCGTAAAGAACGCGAAGAGCTTTTTGTGAATTTCGATAAAGCTTTTTTAAAAATCTATCCAAATTTTGTAAAAGAGTTTAACTCTTACTTTAGCGAAGAAAACCAGGTGAAACTTAATAATGGCCAATTGCTTAACACGGATCTCCGCATTTTTGCACTTATTCGTTTAGGGATTAATGATACCGAAAAGATAGCCCGCATTTTAGAGTATTCACTCAATACCATATACAATTACAAAGCTCGTATTAAAGGCAGATCGACATTACCCAACGATGATTTCGAACATGCAATTATGGCTATAAATGCTATATGA
- a CDS encoding TonB-dependent receptor: MYKKLLLKNVMLCFFLLLSHLVLAQSITVTGKVTDEKGNPLPGVTIALRGSSKGTNSDAGGNYSISAGSNDVLVFTTVGFNKKEETIGSRALINVQMKEDQRMLSDVVVVGYGTQRRRDLTGSVGSVKGDVFKNQPITNPTEALQGRVAGVDIIKSSGAPDATPTIIIRGLASLNQPNPLYIVDGVRVPDGNNINPQDIATIDVLKDASSAAIYGAAAAGGVIVITTKKGAGVGTTPTINFNARYGVTQPKLIKLLNKNDFIRLENIINPSYFQNTDGTAKGGIDTLADTDWAKALYRNAYEQNYNLSVAGSSPVVNYLFSGFYNSQKGIYIKNYSNIGGARINTDYKLSKWLKIGEQLAVSQRRTSPPVGSEAQLHNAPFRTLPVIPIMDRFGKYGVVPNGYGQLSQFAGTNPVGSANYANAQNARNNLQSNVYADITLPYGFNIRANFSYNYYLENQDYFQDAFTIGKISVGSNSLNKYFIESSQFLSNYVLSWNHSYGKHNINAIAGYEQIQNKYNNLNASETAIGLPGYSFIQTSNSNLSISGKNDPNGLIKSKFARLNYNFNSRYYLSGSVRQDANFVVFGPNKQKGVFPAASAGWNISEEPFFKKLLPAFTTLKLRGSYGELGNSNIGPYLFNSSYQQFQATNGIASGGQNFSPNGPFTIANSINAIPNPSLHWETIRETNLGIDGELLSGRLYFTAEVYNKNTVDMLYNIKLPLSTGFTAPYIANIGKVNSKGIDLMVGYRSSGNSAFGYDVSATAGFNRNKVTSLSGLATDAIYDGYNYYSVGDAGFNMMPNQTLTITQAGSPFGSFYGYKVLGIFQTDAEAAVQKAGAGLARAGDLHFEDVNKDGVINDADRQIIGNPNPKLVYGINARFNFKGFDAALLFNGVAGVDIFNGVKAYEQYPFSDGNTTSQVFGNSFLGNNGVTDQPRLGIKNADGSFTLDPNKNFTSVNSYFVESGSYLKLKNLQIGYTFSSALLQKAKVKNARVFIMGNNLFTITKYSGLDPELGSAASAQGYSGVTTRGVDAVSQYPQTRIYSAGIDINF; the protein is encoded by the coding sequence ATGTATAAAAAACTGTTACTAAAAAATGTAATGCTTTGCTTTTTCCTGCTGCTATCACACCTGGTGCTGGCACAGAGCATTACAGTAACCGGTAAGGTTACTGATGAAAAAGGGAACCCGCTTCCGGGCGTTACTATAGCCCTGAGGGGGTCCTCAAAAGGCACAAATTCTGATGCGGGCGGTAATTACTCTATTAGCGCCGGCAGCAATGATGTGCTGGTATTTACAACCGTTGGATTTAATAAAAAAGAAGAAACGATTGGTAGCCGCGCATTAATCAATGTGCAGATGAAGGAAGACCAGAGAATGCTTAGTGATGTGGTTGTAGTAGGCTACGGCACCCAGCGCCGCCGCGATTTAACAGGTTCGGTAGGTTCAGTAAAGGGCGATGTCTTTAAAAACCAGCCCATTACTAACCCAACAGAGGCTTTGCAAGGGCGTGTAGCTGGTGTTGATATCATTAAAAGTTCCGGCGCACCTGACGCTACTCCAACTATTATTATACGCGGTCTGGCTTCTTTAAATCAGCCAAACCCGCTTTACATTGTAGATGGCGTACGCGTACCCGATGGTAACAACATTAACCCGCAGGATATTGCTACCATAGATGTGCTGAAAGATGCTAGCTCGGCTGCTATTTATGGCGCTGCGGCTGCGGGCGGCGTAATAGTAATTACTACCAAAAAAGGGGCTGGTGTCGGCACAACGCCAACTATCAATTTTAACGCCCGGTATGGTGTAACTCAGCCTAAGTTGATCAAGCTACTGAATAAAAATGATTTTATCCGCCTGGAAAATATCATCAACCCGTCGTATTTCCAAAATACGGATGGTACAGCCAAAGGAGGCATAGATACTTTGGCCGATACCGATTGGGCCAAAGCATTGTACCGTAATGCTTATGAGCAAAACTATAACTTATCTGTAGCGGGCTCTTCCCCTGTGGTTAATTACTTGTTTTCGGGCTTTTATAACTCCCAAAAGGGTATCTATATAAAAAATTACTCAAACATTGGCGGCGCCCGCATAAATACCGATTATAAGCTAAGTAAATGGCTTAAAATCGGAGAGCAGCTTGCCGTATCGCAACGCAGAACCTCGCCGCCGGTAGGAAGCGAAGCGCAGTTGCACAATGCGCCGTTCCGTACCTTACCGGTTATACCCATAATGGATCGCTTTGGTAAATACGGCGTTGTGCCTAACGGTTATGGTCAGCTATCGCAGTTTGCCGGTACCAACCCGGTTGGCTCAGCTAATTACGCCAACGCACAAAACGCCCGGAATAACCTGCAATCAAACGTATACGCCGACATTACACTTCCGTATGGCTTTAATATTAGAGCTAATTTTAGTTACAATTACTACCTCGAAAATCAGGACTATTTTCAGGATGCGTTCACCATCGGTAAAATATCTGTAGGTAGTAATTCGCTGAACAAGTATTTTATAGAAAGTTCGCAGTTTCTAAGCAACTATGTTTTAAGCTGGAACCATAGCTATGGTAAGCACAATATAAACGCCATTGCAGGTTATGAGCAAATACAAAATAAGTATAATAACCTCAACGCTTCTGAAACCGCTATTGGCCTGCCCGGTTATTCATTCATTCAAACCTCAAATTCTAACTTATCTATTTCAGGCAAAAATGATCCGAACGGATTGATCAAATCAAAATTTGCCAGGTTAAACTATAACTTCAACAGCCGGTATTACCTGTCTGGTTCTGTACGCCAGGATGCCAATTTTGTAGTGTTTGGTCCTAACAAGCAAAAAGGCGTGTTCCCAGCCGCATCAGCGGGATGGAATATTAGTGAAGAGCCGTTCTTTAAGAAATTGCTGCCGGCGTTTACTACATTAAAGCTGCGTGGCAGTTACGGTGAGTTAGGTAATAGTAACATTGGTCCTTACTTATTCAATTCATCTTATCAGCAGTTTCAGGCTACGAATGGTATAGCCTCAGGTGGTCAGAATTTCTCGCCAAATGGTCCGTTCACCATCGCCAATTCTATTAATGCCATACCCAATCCCTCCCTGCATTGGGAAACCATCCGGGAAACTAACCTGGGCATAGATGGTGAGTTGTTAAGCGGCCGCTTATATTTTACGGCAGAGGTGTATAACAAGAACACGGTTGACATGCTTTATAATATTAAGTTACCGCTGAGTACCGGTTTTACAGCTCCATACATAGCTAACATTGGTAAAGTAAATAGCAAGGGTATCGATTTGATGGTAGGTTACCGTAGTAGTGGCAACAGTGCTTTTGGATATGATGTTAGTGCTACAGCAGGTTTTAACCGCAACAAGGTAACCAGTTTATCAGGCCTGGCTACAGATGCTATTTACGATGGCTATAATTATTACAGCGTTGGAGATGCCGGCTTTAACATGATGCCTAATCAAACGCTTACTATTACGCAGGCAGGTTCGCCTTTTGGTTCATTTTACGGGTATAAAGTGCTGGGTATTTTTCAAACAGATGCCGAAGCTGCGGTGCAAAAAGCTGGTGCCGGCTTAGCCCGTGCAGGCGATCTGCACTTTGAGGACGTGAACAAAGATGGCGTTATTAACGATGCCGACCGCCAAATCATTGGCAACCCTAACCCAAAACTGGTTTATGGTATTAACGCCCGCTTTAATTTTAAAGGTTTCGACGCCGCTTTGTTATTTAACGGTGTGGCCGGCGTTGATATATTTAACGGGGTAAAGGCTTATGAGCAATATCCATTTTCTGACGGTAACACCACCAGCCAGGTATTTGGTAACTCTTTCTTAGGCAACAATGGGGTAACCGATCAGCCTCGTCTGGGTATTAAAAATGCCGATGGTTCCTTCACCTTAGATCCTAATAAAAATTTCACTTCAGTTAACAGCTACTTTGTAGAGAGCGGTAGCTACCTAAAATTGAAGAATCTGCAAATTGGCTATACTTTTTCGAGTGCTTTGCTTCAAAAAGCAAAAGTTAAAAATGCAAGGGTGTTTATTATGGGTAACAACCTGTTCACCATCACTAAATACTCGGGTTTAGACCCAGAGTTGGGCAGTGCTGCGTCGGCACAGGGATACTCTGGTGTAACCACGCGCGGTGTAGATGCCGTTTCGCAATATCCGCAAACACGCATTTACTCGGCAGGTATAGATATCAACTTTTAA